The Arachis hypogaea cultivar Tifrunner chromosome 19, arahy.Tifrunner.gnm2.J5K5, whole genome shotgun sequence genome has a window encoding:
- the LOC112777442 gene encoding chalcone--flavanone isomerase 1A, with amino-acid sequence MAAEPSITAIQFENLVFPAVVTPPGSSKSYFLAGAGERGLTIDGKFIKFTGIGVYLEDKAVPSLAGKWKDKSSQQLLQTLHFYRDIISGPFEKLIRGSKILALSGVEYSRKVMENCVAHMKSVGTYGDAEAAAIQQFAEAFKNVNFKPGASVFYRQSPLGHLGLSFSEDGNIPEKEAAVIENKPLSSAVLETMIGEHAVSPDLKRSLAARLPAVLQQGIIVTPPQHN; translated from the exons ATGGCGGCGGAACCATCCATCACGGCAATACAGTTCGAGAACCTTGTCTTCCCGGCGGTGGTTACTCCTCCTGGCTCCTCTAAGTCTTATTTCCTCGCCGGCGCAG GGGAGAGAGGATTGACGATTGATGGAAAgttcataaagttcaccggaatCGGAGTATACTTGGAGGACAAAGCGGTGCCATCACTCGCCGGAAAGTGGAAGGACAAGTCCTCCCAACAATTGCTCCAAACCCTTCACTTCTACAGAGATATCATTTCCG GGCCGTTTGAGAAACTGATTAGAGGATCGAAGATCCTGGCACTGAGTGGAGTGGAGTATTCAAGGAAGGTGATGGAGAATTGTGTGGCACACATGAAATCCGTTGGGACTTATGGCGACGCAGAAGCTGCAGCCATTCAACAATTTGCTGAAGCCTTCAAGAACGTCAACTTCAAACCTGGTGCCTCCGTCTTCTACCGCCAATCACCACTGGGACACTTGGGCCTTAGTTTCTCCGAAGATGGCAACATACCGGAAAAAGAGGCGGCGGTTATTGAGAACAAGCCATTGTCATCGGCGGTGTTGGAGACCATGATTGGAGAGCACGCCGTTTCTCCTGATTTGAAACGCAGCTTGGCTGCAAGATTACCTGCCGTTTTGCAACAGGGTATTATCGTCACACCACCACAAcataactaa
- the LOC112775609 gene encoding probable membrane-associated kinase regulator 4: MASKLIAFDTADDDYIDMEVTSYSNFFCHSHPQPGEFEFQMSSIDQEKDSTTSPADELFYKGKLLPLHLPPRLQMVEKILQNSDPPFVMDKVEAFEEFFSTPLTTTYTTPTSGTPFESCNISPVESCQVSRELNPEDYKLEFPSTGTSDEGFTVESNHHQKKSWTKKLKHSSIGSKLRASRAYLKSWFGKSGCSYENYATSTKVADEGSVSKANNNNLSKKKKNNNTSSNPYGQIRYESSNSVMKNNGDDPSSNHRRSFSVGIKILSGNKSSLSTGSSSFSIPNKSSRQHLKRCSSASSEIENAIQGAIAHCKKSQQTKKNSSEVGFYSFSEDQERVVLLRG; this comes from the coding sequence ATGGCTTCAAAACTCATAGCATTTGATACTGCAGATGATGATTACATTGATATGGAAGTAACCTCATATTCTAACTTCTTCTGCCATTCTCATCCACAACCAGGAGAGTTTGAGTTCCAAATGTCCTCCATTGATCAAGAAAAGGATTCAACAACTTCCCCAGCTGATGAGCTTTTCTACAAAGGAAAGCTTCTTCCTCTTCACCTTCCTCCAAGGCTTCAAATGGTTGAGAAAATCCTCCAAAACTCTGACCCTCCTTTTGTTATGGACAAAGTTGAAGCCTTTGAAGAGTTTTTTAGCACCCCATTAACCACAACCTACACAACACCAACCTCAGGCACCCCATTTGAGTCCTGCAACATTTCTCCTGTTGAATCATGCCAAGTTAGCAGAGAGCTAAACCCTGAAGACTATAAGCTTGAGTTTCCATCAACAGGCACAAGTGATGAAGGATTCACTGTTGAGAGTAATCATCATCAGAAGAAGTCTTGGACCAAGAAACTGAAGCATTCATCAATAGGATCAAAGTTGAGGGCTTCAAGGGCTTATCTCAAGTCCTGGTTTGGAAAATCCGGTTGCTCCTATGAAAACTATGCAACTTCAACAAAAGTTGCTGATGAAGGCTCAGTTTCAAAGGCTAATAATAATAACTtgtccaagaagaagaagaataataatacTAGTAGCAATCCATATGGTCAAATTCGATACGAGTCCTCGAATTCTGTCATGAAGAACAATGGAGATGATCCAAGTAGCAATCACAGAAGGTCATTCTCTGTAGGAATCAAGATTCTTTCGGGAAACAAGTCGTCGCTGTCCACCGGATCATCTTCATTTTCGATTCCAAACAAGTCATCAAGGCAGCATCTTAAAAGGTGCAGCAGTGCAAGCTCAGAGATAGAGAATGCAATCCAAGGAGCCATTGCTCACTGCAAGAAGTCTCAGCAAACAAAGAAGAATTCAAGTGAAGTAGGATTCTACTCATTTAGTGAGGATCAAGAAAGAGTAGTGCTTTTGAGGGGCTAA
- the LOC112779762 gene encoding ankyrin repeat-containing protein ITN1, with product MASNLNQPGAQVQRENSINSAISEISPSPSPSSATAPALVLSNSGKRIDQAGKKKYVKQVTGRHNDTELHLAAQKGDLGAVKQILLDIDSQIIGTLSGDELNAEIAEVRASVVNEENELGETPLFTAAEKGHLDVVKELLMHSSKETVSKKNRSGFDPLHIAASQGHHAIVQVLLDYDPGLSKTVGPSNATPLITAATRGHTEVVKELLSKDCSLLEIARSNGKNALHLAARQGHVEIVKALLSKDPQLARRTDKKGQTALHMAVKGQSCDVVKLLLDADAAIVMLPDKFGNTALHVATRKKRVEIVNELLLLPDTNVNALTRDHKTALDIAENLPLSEESTDMKDCLCRYGALRANELNQPRDELRKTVTQIKKDVHTQLEQTRKTNKNVHNISKELRKLHREGINNATNSVTVVAVLFATVAFAAIFTVPGGDDDSGRAVVASYATFKIFFIFNAIALFTSLAVVVVQITLVRGETKAEKRVVEVINKLMWLASVCTSVAFIASSYIIVGRKHEWAAVLVTVVGGVIISGVLGTMTFYVVRSKRTRSMRKKEKQLARRSGSNSWPHSDFSNSEVDRIYAL from the exons ATGGCTTCCAACCTCAACCAACCag gaGCTCAAGTTCAAAGGGAGAACAGCATCAACAGCGCTATCTCTGAGATATCGCCGTCTCCGTCTCCTTCGTCGGCGACGGCGCCGGCGCTGGTGTTATCAAACTCCGGGAAGCGAATCGACCAGGCGGGGAAGAAGAAGTATGTGAAGCAGGTGACTGGGCGGCACAACGACACGGAGCTTCACTTGGCGGCTCAAAAGGGTGATCTTGGTGCGGTGAAGCAGATCCTTTTGGACATCGATTCTCAGATTATTGGGACTCTTAGCGGCGATGAACTCAACGCTGAGATCGCTGAGGTGAGGGCCTCCGTTGTTAACGAAGAGAACGAGCTCGGAGAGACTCCTCTCTTCACTGCTGCTGAAAAGGGTCACCTTGATGTTGTCAAAGAGTTGTTGATGCATTCCAGTAAAGAAACTGTTTCCAAGAAGAATCGATCTGGCTTTGATCCCTTGCATATTGCTGCTAGTCAAGGCCACCATG CCATCGTCCAGGTTTTACTAGATTATGATCCCGGGTTAAGCAAAACAGTTGGTCCATCGAATGCTACTCCACTTATAACAGCAGCTACAAGAGGCCACACAGAAGTGGTGAAAGAATTGCTTTCAAAAGACTGTAGCTTGTTGGAAATTGCTAGGTCCAATGGAAAAAATGCCTTGCACTTAGCTGCCCGCCAGGGCCATGTAGAGATCGTAAAAGCGTTGCTCAGTAAAGATCCACAATTGGCACGGAGGACCGACAAGAAAGGGCAGACGGCATTGCATATGGCTGTAAAAGGGCAAAGCTGTGATGTGGTAAAATTGCTTCTTGATGCAGATGCTGCCATCGTTATGCTTCCTGACAAGTTTGGCAACACCGCATTACATGTAGCTACCAGGAAAAAGCGAGTTGAG ATAGTGAATGAGTTATTGCTTCTGCCAGACACCAATGTTAACGCATTAACCAGGGACCACAAAACAGCCCTTGACATTGCTGAAAATCTTCCCCTCTCTGAAGAGTCAACAGACATGAAGGACTGTTTATGTCGATATGGTGCGCTTAGAGCTAATGAGCTCAACCAACCAAGGGATGAACTGAGGAAAACTGTTACTCAAATTAAGAAAGATGTTCACACGCAACTTGAACAAACCAGAAAAACCAACAAGAATGTTCATAATATTTCCAAAGAGCTAAGGAAGCTCCATAGGGAAGGAATCAACAATGCCACAAACTCGGTGACTGTGGTGGCTGTATTGTTTGCTACAGTTGCTTTCGCCGCTATATTCACTGTGCCTGGTGGGGATGATGATAGTGGTCGGGCAGTGGTAGCAAGTTATGCtactttcaaaatcttcttcatcttcaatgcTATTGCACTTTTTACATCTTTGGCTGTTGTGGTTGTCCAAATTACCTTGGTTAGAGGTGAAACTAAAGCAGAAAAAAGGGTGGTGGAGGTGATTAACAAGCTGATGTGGTTGGCTTCTGTATGTACTTCGGTGGCATTTATTGCCTCTTCGTACATTATCGTGGGTCGAAAGCACGAGTGGGCCGCAGTCCTGGTTACAGTAGTTGGAGGAGTGATAATATCCGGAGTCCTTGGCACCATGACTTTCTATGTCGTGAGGTCGAAGAGAACCAGATcaatgaggaagaaggagaagcAGCTAGCTAGGAGGAGCGGATCCAACTCTTGGCCTCATTCAGATTTCTCCAACTCCGAGGTTGATCGGATATATGccctttga
- the LOC112775409 gene encoding chalcone--flavanone isomerase 1B-1 — protein sequence MVKAASLAGVNVEFLEFPPVVTPPGTTKSYFLAGAGVRGLPINGVFVTFTGLGLYLEDKAVPYLASRWKAKTPAQLLDSLHFYRDIIQGPFEKLIRGSKLKTLDGPEYVRKVSENCVAYMKSIEKFGDAEEKAIHEFRQAFKDQNFPPGSTVFYEQFPNGTLGLKFSKDDTIPEHRNAFIENKALSEAVLETMIGEIPVSPAFKESLATRLSQILNEANPSIEF from the exons ATGGTGAAGGCAGCATCCCTCGCCGGAGTCAACGTGGAGTTCCTTGAATTCCCGCCAGTGGTCACACCTCCGGGGACCACCAAATCATATTTCCTTGCCGGCGCAG GAGTGAGAGGGTTACCAATTAATGGGGTATTCGTCACGTTCACGGGATTAGGGTTATATTTGGAAGACAAAGCAGTTCCATATTTAGCTTCAAGGTGGAAGGCCAAAACCCCTGCTCAGTTGTTGGATTCTCTTCATTTCTACAGAGACATCATCCAAG GTCCATTTGAGAAACTGATTAGAGGGTCAAAGCTTAAAACATTGGATGGTCCTGAATATGTAAGGAAGGTTTCAGAAAATTGTGTGGCATACATGAAATCCATAGAAAAATTCGGTGATGCAGAAGAAAAAGCTATTCATGAATTCAGACAAGCCTTCAAGGATCAAAACTTCCCACCAGGCTCTACTGTCTTCTATGAACAATTCCCCAATGGAACATTAGGG CTGAAATTCTCCAAAGATGACACAATACCAGAACATAGGAATGCATTTATTGAAAACAAGGCACTTTCAGAAGCAGTGTTGGAGACAATGATTGGGGAGATTCCTGTTTCCCCTGCTTTTAAAGAGAGTTTGGCTACAAGACTTTCTCAGATTCTGAATGAAGCCAATCCCTCCATTGAGTTCTAA
- the LOC112775608 gene encoding uncharacterized protein, whose product MSWLRSAMTKAVEVGNNTNLTRAVRNYADTVVQHAGQAVAEGAKILQDRIAARNYRSVAQTIKRLEEAAITYRGPERVELLRRWLVVLKEIDKLSRAADEGKEKTFEHHLGVEELKDNPRKPSLVLYYDSDFGGEPLNFRDVFLQSQALEGITLSMIIEAPNEEEVSLLLEMFGLCLTGGKEVHNAIVSSLQDLATAFSGYQDEVLVKREELLQFAQGAIAGLKISSQAVRIDAEAFSLKKKLNKITSQGTEYQVDYKSAEETMATLEALKIALAQIRICSRLEGLLLKKKGLTNGDSPDVHAQKVDKLKVLTDSLANSAAKAEKRILDHRVQKEEALKVRVAKDGEVSEKEKELTTEISGLQQRKEELEAELKKVNTSLASAQARLWNVREERDQFEEANNQIVEHLKTKEDELTKSIRSCNVEADVIKTWVNFLEDTWVLQRSNAEIYEKQVNDELESHEDYFVNLVIQLLAGYKKELEPSIDHIATFVVNLKNLSQRLEKVASSGDDEDTKLLSPRRNLEEEYLSYEAKIITTFSVVDNMKQQFYAQHEKISRKDEERVKELFDAIEKLRTKFEAIERPNLEIESPPEKSESPLAEKKLDDTPAASAPAPGTEILKTETEKRSKSPSAKGDDIFDHEAELAKLESEFGKVSQDYSGEEIGDWEFDELERELSSTK is encoded by the exons ATGTCGTGGCTGAGATCTGCGATGACCAAAGCAGTGGAGGTTGGGAACAACACCAACCTCACTCGCGCCGTCAGGAACTATGCCGACACCGTCGTACAACACGCCGGCCAAGCCGTCGCCGAGGGCGCCAAAATCCTTCAGGATCGCATT GCTGCTCGGAATTATAGAAGTGTTGCGCAGACAATTAAGAGATTGGAAGAAGCTGCTATCACCTACAGGGGACCTGAAAGAGTGGAATTGCTTAGAAGATGGCTTGTTGTGCTTAAAGAGATTGATAAATTGTCTCGAGCTGCGGATGAAGGTAAAGAGAAGACTTTTGAGCATCACCTTGGTGTTGAAGAGTTAAAAGATAACCCAAGGAAACCATCTCTG GTTCTTTATTATGATAGTGATTTTGGAGGTGAACCGTTAAATTTCCGTGATGTTTTTCTTCAAAGTCAGGCATTGGAGGGTATAACATTATCAATG ATTATCGAAGCTCCTAATGAGGAAGAGGTTTCCCTTCTCCTGGAAATGTTTGG GCTCTGTCTGACTGGAGGGAAAGAGGTTCATAATGCCATAGTAAGCAGTTTACAAGATCTCGCAACAGCATTTTCAGGCTATCAAGATGAAGTATTG GTGAAGCGAGAGGAATTACTTCAGTTTGCACAGGGTGCCATTGCTGGGTTGAAAATTAGTTCTCAAGCTGTTAG AATAGATGCTGAAGCCTTTAGTCTTAAGAAAAAGCTCAATAAGATAACTTCACAGGGGACTGAATACCAAGTTGATTATAAATCTGCTGAGGAAACAATGGCAACACTAGAG GCTTTAAAAATAGCACTAGCACAGATTCGGATATGCTCCAGGCTGGAAGGATTATTGCTGAAGAAAAAAGGTTTAACCAATGGAGACTCTCCTGATGTTCATGCCCAAAAG GTTGATAAGCTAAAGGTTTTAACAGATTCTCTTGCCAACTCTGCTGCAAAAGCTGAAAAGCGTATTTTAGACCACAG AGTACAAAAAGAGGAGGCATTAAAAGTTCGGGTGGCTAAAGATGGTGAAGTTAGTGAAAAGGAGAAG GAATTGACAACTGAGATATCAGGACTCCAACAGAGAAAGGAAGAACTTGAAGCTGAATTAAAAAAG GTTAATACATCTTTGGCTTCTGCTCAAGCACGATTGTGGAATGTGAGGGAAGAGAGGGATCAGTTTGAGGAAGCAAACAATCAGATAGTTGAACATCTGAAGACAaag GAAGATGAACTTACAAAATCAATTAGGTCCTGTAATGTTGAAGCAGATGTTATCAAGACCTGGGTTAATTTTCTCGAAGATACTTGGGTTCTGCAGCGGTCAAATGCAGAAATTTACGAGAAGCAGGTCAA TGATGAATTGGAGAGCCATGAGGACTATTTTGTGAATTTGGTCATTCAGCTTCTTGCTGGTTACAAG AAAGAGTTGGAGCCTTCCATCGACCATATTGCAACGTTCGTTGTGAACCTCAAGAATCTAAGTCAAAG GTTAGAGAAGGTGGCCTCCAGTGGAGATGATGAGGATACAAAGCTATTAAGTCCAAGGAGAAATCTTGAGGAGGAATATTTAAGCTATGAAGCTAAG ATTATCACCACTTTCAGTGTAGTGGATAACATGAAACAGCAGTTTTATGCTCAACATGAGAAAATTTCGAG GAAAGATGAAGAAAGAGTTAAAGAGCTTTTTGATGCCATTGAAAAATTACGGACTAAATTTGAGGCCATTGAAAGACCAAATCTGGAAATTGAGAGCCCGCCTGAAAAGTCTGAATCACCCCTTGCCGAGAAAAAGCTTGATGATACACCAGCTGCTTCAGCTCCAGCTCCGGGTACTGAGATTTTAAAGACAGAAACAGAGAAACGGTCAAAATCACCTTCAGCTAAGGGAGATGATATATTTGACCATGAAGCGGAATTAGCTAAGCTAGAATCGGAGTTTGGAAAGGTTAGCCAAGACTACTCAGGAGAGGAGATTGGTGATTGGGAATTTGATGAGCTTGAAAGAGAATTGTCCTCTACCAAGTAA